In Pararge aegeria chromosome 5, ilParAegt1.1, whole genome shotgun sequence, one DNA window encodes the following:
- the LOC120623819 gene encoding probable 28S ribosomal protein S6, mitochondrial, whose amino-acid sequence MPSYELALMLKAMPKPELKTTLTRISHAIFNRGGIIRNIENLGFRAMPYKTSSHSLVHREANYFVFKIDTATQAVADLKEEYSRDVDIIRQRVYKIPDKADQTCTLEQELLPPAYREEVQKMIELGKSQVNRFTYKFKYNSGLDYYPFQK is encoded by the coding sequence ATGCCTTCTTATGAATTAGCTTTGATGTTGAAAGCTATGCCTAAACCAGAGTTAAAAACAACCTTAACGCGAATATCTCATGCCATATTTAACCGTGGTGGTATAATCCGAAATATTGAAAATTTGGGTTTTAGAGCGATGCCCTATAAAACAAGCTCACACAGTTTAGTTCATCGAGAagcaaattattttgttttcaaaatagaCACCGCAACACAAGCAGTTGCAGATTTAAAAGAAGAGTATAGCAGGGATGTGGATATTATAAGACAGCGAGTATATAAAATACCAGATAAAGCGGACCAAACATGTACATTGGAACAAGAGCTCTTACCCCCTGCTTATCGAGAAGAAGTTCAGAAGATGATTGAATTAGGAAAGTCCCAAGTAAATCGGTTTacctataaatttaaatataactctgGACTGGATTATTATCCTTTCCAAAAGTAG